One Novipirellula galeiformis DNA segment encodes these proteins:
- a CDS encoding FG-GAP-like repeat-containing protein, giving the protein MVTNSGLSEKDWMMMRMAKRLSCLLMMIACLLNARLPQAFAQHEKVLSLNSLDGIKHSIGGSTASKLKVISNGSDGDGAVELSAVSSVKSSNASGSQYFGIMVSLGKTWDLTNKQIAVDARSTQPANTLAFYVRAYNKGETKPSLSFASWSGELTTDWKTFRFQEDGPDSSLRAEPAVVADRRPTHVDRIEFIIGTRTEHVPLDLQISNLHTLPPVLGLDDVTEPKKLLRTIPVVHSNDFATVLYPDSAVGKSAATQIVKAVREKTGVSLKMRPGTTADREFTENVILLGNVFDNPAMLLLYSRQFTPVDSVCPGPTGYLLQTVHDPFGNGHGAIVVGASDDAGLKLATDAFVQKINERPFTEKELSFPKFLDAKYGEAFLRRYSWLKKKKNPNTVADGLKRGQEILDTGKHTSIAGLLRTTALRYQLSGNSDEAKLYVALWDLYAKSAVNDPSQMGGGMWGFDSDFPSYEVVSGWDNMEEDLALTDTERLQVARNMARWLREAVVVKATMTPRRVAFNHQTFPTLGVLRAGLYFSQAYPDAVEGGKWLAQADRVFGNQQKYFKCYEDCNTYQWLTDGHVMRYALARPDFTVFENGNAERMSDYCIATMNNLGYQVPYGDTGAWTGSTSEQTVLNAVTYATGNQAALWASTLKQNNRNVFQLYNFQRAAPVHAPSGFDGVKMWPLEPAYVNTFPVEPRPADNQLFDKVSFRDSFDVNSPYLLLDGLNNGGHGHLDGNSVEQLTQFDRIWLADNDYFKSQVKYQNSIQILRDGQASEIPAYAALRGYGDAENYGYSHTQLADYSDADWDRYVIWLKDKQAFMVLDKVTAQESGEFQCRLWWHGIGAAKLTEDGMLLTQNGPSMWVQVAKGPKLQLSNDAELGSRNWARYKHADPVVRSMNATARVRLEKGQHYLFATVFQGNPDSEANPWEMDFLKGYKGVQLNTGDQTLQVQLKDNSVELLNTPGKTIFAETQTNEPSKSTFEANASGEKVALVPPIANLESEYKAAAFQTAWSLNPAPFTCTKVVTAQFQTNASKVLLASTAEGNLLAVSPQGEVLWSKTFPTQLNDVAAGDVDGDGIDEIAIARQDGKTTLLDASGKELWSQQLSFYRVQPYVNLVRMGDLDGDGKDEVVIGSQNWRFYVYNGAGKELWQYETVHPSRSGTIADLDGDGKKEVLAGTHYYTAWALSHDGKRLWGRRFSAPICYDITTGNFEGNKTRGVIFGGGDGTLYHTDFKGKVRMQYDTGDEVRHVVTADLDGDGVDEILATSDNGYLYCFGADGKLRWLRQLGDAATAIVTMPVQSEMTVVAGTRKGNIYAFDAKGNLLRQQQESSKITQMTADGSTLKVATEDGRLLSLTP; this is encoded by the coding sequence GTGGTAACTAATTCGGGGCTAAGCGAAAAAGATTGGATGATGATGAGAATGGCGAAGCGATTGAGTTGCTTGTTGATGATGATAGCGTGTTTGCTAAATGCAAGGTTGCCGCAGGCGTTCGCACAGCATGAAAAAGTACTTTCCTTGAATAGCCTTGACGGAATCAAACACAGCATCGGTGGTTCCACCGCATCAAAGCTCAAAGTGATCTCCAATGGCTCTGATGGTGATGGGGCAGTGGAGCTTTCAGCGGTTAGCAGTGTCAAAAGCTCCAACGCAAGCGGCAGTCAATATTTTGGCATTATGGTGTCGTTAGGAAAAACATGGGATCTGACGAACAAACAAATTGCCGTAGATGCGCGTTCCACTCAACCTGCGAACACGTTGGCTTTTTATGTGCGCGCTTACAATAAGGGGGAAACAAAGCCGAGCTTGTCCTTCGCTTCTTGGTCGGGCGAATTGACTACGGACTGGAAAACGTTTCGTTTTCAGGAAGATGGACCGGACAGCAGCCTGAGAGCTGAACCGGCAGTTGTTGCAGACCGGCGTCCTACCCACGTTGATCGCATTGAATTCATCATCGGCACAAGAACCGAACACGTGCCTCTCGATTTGCAGATCAGTAACCTGCACACCTTGCCACCGGTACTTGGGCTTGATGACGTGACGGAGCCCAAGAAGCTGCTGCGCACGATACCTGTTGTGCACAGCAATGATTTTGCCACGGTTTTGTATCCCGATTCTGCAGTGGGCAAAAGTGCTGCTACCCAAATTGTAAAAGCGGTCCGGGAGAAAACGGGGGTTTCGCTGAAAATGCGTCCGGGCACGACAGCGGATCGCGAATTTACCGAAAATGTAATTTTGCTAGGAAATGTCTTCGATAACCCCGCGATGCTGCTTTTGTATTCGCGTCAATTCACGCCAGTTGATTCCGTTTGTCCAGGCCCCACAGGCTATCTATTGCAAACGGTGCATGACCCATTTGGCAATGGGCATGGCGCGATTGTCGTGGGTGCCTCTGACGATGCGGGGCTGAAACTAGCCACAGATGCCTTTGTGCAAAAGATCAACGAACGTCCTTTTACTGAAAAAGAACTTTCGTTTCCCAAATTCCTGGATGCCAAATATGGCGAGGCATTCCTGCGTCGTTACTCATGGCTCAAAAAGAAGAAAAATCCCAACACTGTCGCCGACGGGTTAAAACGCGGTCAAGAAATTTTAGACACCGGCAAACATACGTCGATTGCTGGTTTGCTAAGAACGACCGCGCTTCGCTATCAACTATCAGGCAATAGCGACGAAGCCAAGTTATATGTGGCGCTGTGGGACCTGTATGCTAAAAGCGCCGTCAACGACCCCAGCCAAATGGGTGGCGGCATGTGGGGATTTGATAGTGATTTTCCTTCCTACGAAGTCGTCAGTGGCTGGGATAATATGGAGGAAGATCTTGCTCTGACAGATACCGAACGGTTGCAGGTCGCGCGGAACATGGCACGCTGGCTGCGCGAGGCGGTTGTGGTAAAAGCCACGATGACACCGCGACGCGTTGCGTTCAACCATCAAACATTTCCAACATTGGGCGTGTTACGCGCGGGCTTATATTTTTCCCAAGCCTATCCTGATGCGGTGGAAGGTGGAAAATGGCTGGCTCAGGCTGATCGCGTTTTTGGAAATCAACAAAAGTACTTTAAATGCTACGAAGATTGTAATACCTATCAATGGCTCACCGATGGCCATGTCATGCGCTACGCTTTAGCGCGTCCCGATTTTACGGTTTTTGAAAATGGCAATGCGGAACGCATGTCCGATTATTGCATTGCCACGATGAACAACCTGGGCTACCAAGTTCCCTATGGCGACACAGGTGCGTGGACGGGCTCGACTTCGGAGCAAACGGTCTTGAATGCGGTGACCTATGCCACTGGGAACCAAGCAGCGTTGTGGGCTAGTACGCTCAAACAGAACAATCGCAATGTGTTCCAACTCTACAATTTTCAACGCGCCGCTCCGGTGCATGCACCATCTGGATTTGATGGTGTGAAGATGTGGCCATTGGAACCTGCGTATGTGAACACCTTTCCTGTCGAGCCCAGACCGGCAGACAATCAGCTTTTCGACAAAGTCTCATTCCGCGATTCGTTCGATGTGAATTCGCCCTATCTGTTGCTGGACGGCCTCAACAACGGCGGTCACGGTCATCTTGATGGGAACAGCGTGGAACAATTGACACAGTTTGATCGCATTTGGCTGGCCGATAACGATTACTTTAAATCTCAGGTGAAATATCAAAACTCCATCCAGATTTTACGAGATGGCCAAGCGTCCGAAATACCTGCCTACGCAGCGCTGCGGGGATATGGAGACGCAGAAAATTACGGTTACAGTCACACGCAACTCGCCGATTATTCCGATGCAGATTGGGATCGCTATGTCATTTGGCTCAAAGATAAACAGGCGTTTATGGTGCTGGATAAAGTGACAGCGCAGGAAAGTGGTGAATTTCAATGCCGCCTGTGGTGGCATGGCATTGGTGCGGCGAAATTGACAGAAGACGGGATGCTCCTCACCCAAAATGGCCCTTCAATGTGGGTTCAGGTTGCCAAGGGGCCCAAGTTGCAACTCTCTAATGATGCAGAACTGGGCAGCAGAAATTGGGCGAGATATAAACACGCGGATCCCGTGGTACGCTCGATGAATGCCACGGCAAGAGTGCGTTTAGAAAAGGGACAGCATTACTTATTTGCTACGGTTTTTCAGGGCAATCCAGACAGCGAAGCGAACCCCTGGGAAATGGATTTCTTGAAAGGCTATAAAGGCGTGCAATTAAATACGGGAGATCAAACGCTCCAAGTTCAGCTGAAAGATAACAGCGTCGAACTGCTAAACACGCCAGGCAAAACGATATTTGCGGAAACACAAACCAACGAGCCTTCTAAAAGCACTTTTGAAGCTAACGCCTCTGGAGAGAAGGTCGCTCTTGTTCCGCCCATTGCGAACCTAGAATCGGAGTACAAGGCGGCAGCGTTTCAAACCGCTTGGAGTCTCAATCCCGCTCCTTTCACCTGCACCAAGGTCGTGACCGCCCAATTCCAAACGAACGCGTCAAAAGTACTTTTGGCTTCCACAGCGGAAGGCAATTTGTTGGCGGTTTCACCACAGGGTGAAGTGTTATGGAGCAAGACGTTTCCCACGCAGCTTAACGATGTGGCAGCTGGCGATGTGGATGGAGACGGTATCGATGAAATTGCGATTGCCCGACAAGATGGAAAGACGACGCTGCTTGATGCCAGCGGTAAAGAATTATGGAGCCAGCAGTTATCGTTTTATCGCGTGCAACCTTATGTGAACCTGGTGCGCATGGGGGATCTCGATGGTGATGGGAAAGACGAAGTGGTCATCGGCAGCCAAAACTGGCGTTTCTACGTTTATAACGGTGCCGGAAAGGAACTGTGGCAATACGAAACGGTGCATCCATCTAGATCGGGGACGATCGCTGACTTAGATGGCGATGGAAAAAAGGAAGTGCTCGCAGGAACACATTATTACACAGCCTGGGCGCTCAGCCACGACGGCAAGCGATTATGGGGAAGACGATTTTCGGCCCCCATCTGCTATGACATTACCACTGGAAATTTTGAGGGTAATAAAACTCGTGGCGTCATTTTCGGCGGTGGTGATGGCACCCTGTATCACACCGATTTCAAGGGTAAAGTACGCATGCAATATGACACGGGTGACGAAGTCCGACATGTTGTCACTGCGGATTTGGATGGCGATGGTGTCGACGAAATACTGGCTACTTCCGACAACGGATATCTCTATTGTTTTGGCGCCGACGGGAAACTCCGCTGGTTGCGTCAGCTTGGCGACGCCGCCACAGCGATTGTCACAATGCCGGTGCAATCAGAGATGACAGTTGTGGCTGGAACGCGAAAAGGGAATATCTATGCCTTCGACGCTAAAGGCAACTTGTTGCGTCAACAGCAAGAAAGTTCGAAGATTACGCAAATGACAGCGGATGGAAGTACGCTGAAAGTGGCAACGGAAGATGGCAGATTATTGAGCCTAACACCGTAA
- a CDS encoding aldo/keto reductase, which translates to MESIQLKSGRSVPSVGLGLWKIDQAETADVVQSAIDCGYRHFDSACDYGNEVESGNGLSQAIGDGKVTREELWITSKLWNTYHRPEHVRPALEKTLADLQLDYLDLYLIHFPIAQKFVPFEQSYPPGWFADPNAALPKMEPDRVPLIETWQAMTELVSAGLVREIGVSNFSVALIRELMSQSDTPPAMLQVELHPYLTQQKLLRFCRESEIAVTAFSPLGAQSYFQLNMAESGEAVIEQAKIKEIASHHGRTPAQVVLRWGIQRGTAIVPKTSKLERLKENIALFDFQLTNEEMQTIDALDRHRRFNDPGNFCESAFNTFFPIYE; encoded by the coding sequence ATGGAATCGATCCAATTAAAAAGCGGGCGAAGCGTCCCCTCGGTCGGACTTGGACTGTGGAAGATCGACCAAGCCGAAACCGCCGATGTCGTCCAATCCGCGATCGATTGCGGCTACCGACATTTCGATTCCGCGTGTGACTATGGGAACGAAGTCGAATCGGGCAACGGACTGAGTCAAGCGATCGGCGATGGCAAAGTCACGCGTGAAGAACTTTGGATCACATCCAAGCTATGGAACACCTACCATCGCCCCGAGCATGTGCGACCGGCACTCGAAAAGACGCTTGCCGATCTGCAACTCGACTACCTCGACTTGTATCTAATCCACTTTCCGATCGCACAGAAATTTGTGCCGTTCGAGCAAAGCTATCCGCCGGGCTGGTTCGCCGATCCCAATGCGGCTTTGCCGAAGATGGAACCGGACCGAGTTCCGCTGATTGAAACATGGCAAGCGATGACGGAATTGGTTTCGGCAGGCTTGGTTCGCGAGATCGGCGTCAGTAACTTCAGTGTTGCCTTGATCCGAGAATTGATGAGTCAAAGCGACACGCCGCCGGCGATGTTGCAAGTCGAATTGCACCCCTATTTGACTCAGCAAAAATTGCTGCGTTTTTGCCGCGAGTCCGAGATTGCGGTGACGGCATTTTCACCGCTAGGGGCGCAGTCGTATTTCCAGCTGAACATGGCCGAGTCGGGGGAAGCGGTGATCGAGCAAGCGAAGATCAAAGAGATCGCATCACATCACGGTCGCACACCGGCACAAGTCGTGTTGCGTTGGGGCATCCAGCGTGGCACCGCGATCGTCCCCAAGACATCCAAACTCGAGCGATTAAAAGAGAACATCGCTCTGTTTGATTTCCAATTGACGAACGAGGAAATGCAAACGATCGATGCGTTGGATCGTCATCGCCGCTTCAATGATCCCGGCAACTTTTGTGAATCCGCGTTCAATACTTTCTTCCCAATCTACGAATAA
- a CDS encoding VOC family protein yields MNEHEKLNYVEFPCNDLAATKSFFQDAFGWSFVDYGPAYSAFTGEGLDGGFFQSDQAALTSNGSALLVFYSQKLEATQAKVESAGGTIIKPIFSFPGGRRFQFTEPSGNEFAVWSDQ; encoded by the coding sequence ATGAATGAGCACGAAAAATTGAACTATGTCGAGTTCCCGTGCAACGACCTCGCCGCAACAAAGTCATTCTTTCAGGATGCATTTGGTTGGTCGTTTGTGGATTACGGCCCGGCGTACAGTGCGTTCACCGGCGAGGGTCTCGACGGCGGATTCTTTCAATCCGATCAAGCCGCACTCACCTCCAATGGATCGGCACTGCTGGTTTTCTACAGCCAGAAGCTCGAGGCAACTCAGGCCAAGGTCGAGTCGGCTGGCGGGACGATCATCAAGCCGATCTTTTCGTTCCCAGGCGGACGGCGATTCCAGTTCACCGAACCGAGCGGAAATGAATTCGCCGTCTGGTCGGATCAATAG
- a CDS encoding iron-containing alcohol dehydrogenase, which yields MQPFDTQSRTRVVFGAGTLSRLGELAAEFRPQRVMVVSDAGLIKAGHFEHAVASLNASGLQVESFHDFAENPTSDMVDAGVRHAAKVKPDLLIGLGGGSSMDCCKGINFVYSCGGTIHDYQGVGKATTDLLPMIAVPTTSGTGSEAQSFALISDAKTHVKMPCGDPRAACRIAILDPDLTMTQPRSVTALTGIDAISHAIETYVTKRRNPMSTTYSRRAFGLLAQGFPRVLADPNDREARSQMQLGAHFAGMAIETSMLGAAHATANPLTARHDVTHGQAVGLMLPAVIRLNGLDHPDWYAELLREIDPTATNENAPERLAMMVTEWLRDAGLATSFEQLSIPPSEIESLAEEALQQWTGTFNPVPLDPEKARALYHAVA from the coding sequence ATGCAGCCCTTTGATACCCAAAGCCGAACGCGTGTGGTTTTTGGCGCTGGAACGCTCTCGCGACTTGGCGAGTTAGCGGCCGAGTTTCGCCCACAGAGGGTGATGGTCGTCAGCGACGCTGGATTGATCAAAGCAGGACATTTTGAACACGCTGTGGCGTCGCTGAACGCCAGTGGTTTGCAGGTCGAATCGTTTCATGATTTCGCCGAAAATCCGACCTCGGACATGGTCGACGCGGGAGTCCGCCATGCGGCCAAGGTCAAACCCGATCTGTTGATTGGACTCGGCGGTGGCAGCAGCATGGATTGCTGTAAAGGAATCAATTTTGTTTATTCGTGTGGCGGCACGATTCATGATTACCAGGGAGTCGGTAAAGCGACGACCGACTTATTGCCGATGATCGCCGTGCCAACGACCTCGGGCACGGGCAGCGAAGCCCAATCGTTTGCCTTGATTAGCGATGCCAAAACGCACGTCAAAATGCCTTGCGGCGACCCTCGTGCGGCTTGCCGAATCGCGATCCTCGATCCCGATTTGACCATGACCCAGCCACGATCGGTCACGGCGCTGACGGGCATTGATGCGATCTCGCATGCGATCGAAACCTACGTCACCAAACGCCGCAATCCGATGTCGACGACCTATTCGCGACGTGCATTTGGCTTGTTGGCGCAAGGCTTTCCGCGTGTCTTGGCGGACCCCAATGATCGCGAAGCACGCAGCCAGATGCAGCTCGGAGCCCACTTTGCCGGCATGGCAATCGAAACCTCGATGCTCGGTGCAGCTCACGCGACGGCGAATCCGTTGACCGCTCGGCACGACGTCACGCATGGCCAAGCCGTCGGATTGATGTTGCCCGCCGTGATTCGGCTCAACGGGCTGGATCATCCCGATTGGTACGCGGAACTGCTGCGGGAAATCGACCCCACCGCCACGAACGAGAACGCGCCCGAACGCTTGGCGATGATGGTCACCGAGTGGCTTCGCGACGCCGGACTCGCCACCTCCTTCGAACAACTGTCGATCCCACCGTCGGAAATCGAATCGTTGGCCGAAGAAGCGCTCCAGCAATGGACGGGCACGTTCAACCCCGTGCCGCTGGACCCCGAAAAAGCACGCGCGCTCTACCACGCGGTGGCTTAA
- the hisH gene encoding imidazole glycerol phosphate synthase subunit HisH codes for MITIVDYQMGNLRSVQKGIERVGGSARISSDPREIAEAEKLILPGVGAFGDAMNEIRRRDLAGPIRDFIDSGKPFLGICLGLQLLFERGFEHGEHEGLGVLKGDVVRFELPHSFKVPHMGWNTVTHQTEPPLLKEISPEAHFYFVHSYYVRPTDPSVVALTCDYGGPFCAMVWRDNVFATQFHPEKSQADGLKLLSAFSNLATGNEVTA; via the coding sequence ATGATCACCATTGTTGACTATCAGATGGGAAACCTCCGCAGCGTTCAAAAAGGAATTGAACGCGTCGGCGGCTCTGCACGAATCAGTTCCGATCCGCGTGAAATTGCGGAAGCGGAGAAGTTGATCCTGCCAGGCGTCGGAGCGTTTGGGGACGCGATGAACGAGATTCGCCGCCGCGATTTGGCTGGACCGATTCGAGATTTCATCGATTCCGGAAAACCTTTTCTTGGCATCTGCCTGGGGCTGCAATTGCTTTTCGAACGCGGCTTCGAGCACGGCGAACACGAAGGCTTAGGCGTGCTAAAGGGGGACGTGGTTCGTTTTGAATTGCCTCATTCCTTTAAAGTGCCTCACATGGGCTGGAACACGGTGACGCACCAAACCGAACCACCCTTGCTGAAAGAGATCAGCCCCGAGGCCCACTTCTATTTCGTTCACTCGTATTACGTTCGCCCAACGGATCCTTCAGTCGTTGCACTGACGTGTGATTACGGCGGCCCGTTCTGCGCAATGGTTTGGCGAGACAATGTGTTTGCCACACAGTTCCATCCCGAAAAGAGCCAAGCGGATGGGTTGAAGCTGTTGTCGGCATTTTCAAACCTCGCGACCGGCAATGAGGTGACCGCGTGA
- a CDS encoding CAP domain-containing protein, giving the protein MLRMLSVALAGLITTTGMLATHGAANTVVRASQQNFCHKCGRVHSHSAPPATVTSTSWSHPTGIPAGTPAIGPAQIQSVPGRSQSSTIAVSTMQPRGGTSNVLGALNAQRARSGVGTLRFDPQLQAVAEQRAALMASQGLKNHPPGSFAPGTYEGVGWSSSYSPSGVSACFTNDPRMSVAGAAMATGRDGVYFCVVYR; this is encoded by the coding sequence ATGCTTCGAATGCTGTCTGTGGCTTTGGCTGGACTGATCACCACCACTGGAATGCTGGCAACCCATGGGGCCGCCAACACCGTCGTGCGGGCGTCTCAGCAGAACTTCTGTCACAAGTGCGGAAGGGTGCATTCGCACTCCGCTCCGCCCGCGACGGTCACGTCCACTTCGTGGTCCCACCCCACGGGAATTCCAGCGGGAACGCCCGCCATTGGACCGGCACAAATTCAATCTGTGCCTGGGCGATCGCAATCCAGTACGATTGCGGTATCGACGATGCAACCCCGCGGTGGAACGTCCAACGTCCTCGGGGCGTTGAATGCCCAGCGTGCTCGCAGCGGCGTCGGCACGCTACGATTTGATCCGCAATTGCAAGCGGTCGCCGAGCAACGCGCCGCATTGATGGCATCGCAAGGATTGAAGAATCATCCTCCAGGATCCTTTGCACCGGGGACCTACGAAGGGGTCGGATGGTCGAGTTCCTATTCGCCTTCGGGAGTATCGGCTTGCTTCACAAACGATCCACGGATGAGCGTCGCAGGAGCGGCGATGGCCACCGGTCGCGATGGCGTCTACTTCTGCGTGGTCTATCGCTAA